The following proteins come from a genomic window of Macaca thibetana thibetana isolate TM-01 chromosome 15, ASM2454274v1, whole genome shotgun sequence:
- the DIRAS2 gene encoding GTP-binding protein Di-Ras2: MPEQSNDYRVAVFGAGGVGKSSLVLRFVKGTFRESYIPTVEDTYRQVISCDKSICTLQITDTTGSHQFPAMQRLSISKGHAFILVYSITSRQSLEELKPIYEQICEIKGDVESIPIMLVGNKCDESPSREVQSSEAEALARTWKCAFMETSAKLNHNVKELFQELLNLEKRRTVSLQIDGKKSKQQKRKEKLKGKCVIM; the protein is encoded by the coding sequence ATGCCTGAGCAGAGCAACGATTACCGGGTGGCCGTGTTTGGGGCTGGTGGTGTTGGCAAGAGCTCCCTGGTGTTGAGGTTTGTGAAAGGCACATTCCGGGAGAGCTACATCCCGACGGTGGAAGACACCTACCGGCAAGTGATCAGCTGCGACAAGAGCATATGCACGTTGCAGATCACCGACACGACGGGGAGCCACCAGTTCCCGGCCATGCAGCGGCTGTCCATCTCCAAGGGGCACGCCTTCATCCTGGTGTACTCCATCACCAGTCGGCAGTCCTTGGAGGAGCTCAAGCCCATCTACGAACAAATCTGCGAGATCAAAGGGGACGTGGAGAGCATCCCCATCATGCTGGTGGGGAACAAGTGTGACGAGAGCCCCAGCCGCGAGGTGCAGAGCAGCGAGGCGGAGGCCTTAGCCCGCACATGGAAGTGCGCCTTCATGGAGACCTCAGCCAAGCTCAACCATAACGTGAAGGAGCTTTTCCAGGAGCTGCTCAACCTGGAGAAGCGCAGGACCGTGAGTCTCCAGATCGACGGGAAAAAGAGCAAGcagcagaagaggaaagagaagctcAAAGGCAAGTGCGTGATCATGTGA